The bacterium genome includes a window with the following:
- a CDS encoding HNH endonuclease — protein MDTHEVLVLNNDYEPLNICSLCRALGLIMVGKVETLHQNGHSIRTGHGLLDAPSVIRMRYHVKRPMPVLKLSRYTILARDRYRCQYCGATARDLTIDHIMPRSMGGSASWENLVACCRRCNLRKAHKTVAQAGMKLLRPPRRPRYVPYISLTKYLKAIHNDLWRDYLPEFGDFTQ, from the coding sequence ATGGACACCCATGAAGTTTTAGTCCTGAATAATGATTATGAGCCGTTGAATATATGCTCGCTTTGCCGAGCGCTCGGCTTGATCATGGTCGGCAAAGTCGAGACCCTTCATCAAAACGGTCATTCTATTCGAACGGGTCATGGGTTACTAGACGCTCCTTCTGTTATTCGAATGCGTTACCACGTCAAACGCCCCATGCCTGTTCTTAAACTATCACGCTACACGATTTTAGCGCGTGATAGGTACCGATGCCAATATTGCGGCGCCACCGCTCGTGACCTCACAATCGACCATATCATGCCGCGTTCTATGGGTGGTTCTGCTTCATGGGAAAATTTAGTCGCTTGCTGCCGAAGATGCAACCTACGCAAAGCTCATAAGACAGTTGCGCAAGCTGGGATGAAGCTTCTTCGCCCCCCGCGTCGCCCTCGCTATGTTCCTTATATCAGTCTAACAAAGTACCTAAAAGCGATCCACAACGACCTCTGGCGTGATTACCTTCCCGAATTTGGTGATTTCACGCAATAG